ATTGAAATTCATGAACGATATTGAGAATCTCAAAGGATCTTATGTGAAGagaatcaaattatttcaaagttTATGAGTAGTTATCAAGAGGAAATGCAATCAGATTATTTCCACAAATATCATATGACCCAAGATGCCGCCCACCATACATTAGATGAGTACAAGTGAAATCAAATATATTCAATGGTTTTTTCGCAAAACCCAAGAGATATCGAAGAATCTTATGTTGAAGACATGTGGCAACCCAATTTTAGCTCCAATGAAAATCTTAATCTCGTCTCAAGTCATCACCTGTGCTGTGAATAAGTGAAAGAATCTTTTGGAATTCACGTGAATActataataaaattaaagttgTAAACTTTATTATACTATTGAGTTTGTACTGATTCTTTTCAACTTCAATCTAATAACTCTATAATATTTCTTGGCGGTCTTTTGTAATACTCTTAATTGACCATACTAgctgtgaaatttttttgtattaccCATTATCTTAGCCATAAAAGGCGAGCCAACGTTTGAATCAGAGGCAAAGTtgggagaagagaaaatttatcaatattttattatattttctcaaagGTTCTTCTAAACCTTTTCCCTTTAGGCCCAGTGatatttgatgaatagaattttaattttgatccGAACACATGAGCTTATTTCAACAAATGTGCTCTCCATTTCTCACTTTAAGTGGATCCtatagatttgaaatttttcagaaTTCAGAAAGATTTAAGATGGAGATTAATATTATAGCAACATCGAATATAGTCATATGATCATTCGTGTAAAAGGCCAAGAAACATCACCGAAAGCGTggtaaaaaatgtcaaatgaaaCCTTTGACTGGTGCAGTCAGCATCCTTCCAAAAGAGCTGGACACATCTCAAAGGTTAGTAGTGAAGCAACTGCCGTCTCCCTTCTTTCGGGATTACTTACCAAAGGCAACATGACGTTGATGCCTTTTCCTCAGCTTTGCCATTTCTGAGCTGCACGCTAGGAAGAAACCAGGTCCCGAGAGCACAGATGGCAGCGaaactgaggatgatgaagatgaggacGACGACGAAGGTGATGACCAGGATGATGATGGAGGCAAGGAAGAGGATGGCTCGGGTGAAGAGGGTGAGGGTGAAGGGGATCCAGGGATGAGCCTGAGGCCAATGGAGAGTGGGGAAGTGGAGATGACGACAACGATGATGTTGgtgaagagaaggaagaggataacgatgagaaagatgaagatgatgatgatgaggatgagtTACCTCAACCTCCAGCAAAGAAGAGACAATGAGATTGTACTATGCTTCTAGTGGCTCGTGTTTAATGTGGTGTTTGCTACTTGGAGGGAAGGTTTTTGCTAGTATTAGGCTAGAATTGGGGGATTTGGGTTTGTATGTTTGCCTCTTTGCATTAGAAGAGACGCTTAGCTTTTTGTTGGGACCCCTGTTCAATAATTGTAGTAGTCGCTGTATTACCGTCGTGAtcattcttcttctctcttttcatcTACCATGTTTAGTTTCTTAGATTGTTCCTATACCTGTTAAAAGATGAGCTGCAAATTGGTTTTGAATTCTTTGACTTTACGCGGATGGGtttgttccttttctctttatctGGACGAGTTTGTTACTTTTCTTCCTCCATTTGATCAAATGCTTGCCAGTGGGTCCTCGGCAGAATAAGCTATTGTACTGAAATGTGATATGGACTCCGAAAGTACTGTAAGATACCAAGCAGTGCGCTTCGACAGTTTCTATGTATGTGAACGTCTTCTCGGAAGTTGTATGGAGTGATAGCTTGAGGACTTGTTGAGGAATTTCTTTCTAAAGTTTCGTGGAAGGATATTGTCTGGTGCTTAGAGGAACATCGTCTAGAGTCTTGACACTTTGTAACGTGTTTACCGAGTCTTGTTTTACGATAACGTCTTTGTGATTTACGACGCCTTGCGTAGCTACAATAAATGAAACATTTAATGATGGCAAAGCGTTATGTCATACAGTGGTAGCGATTTCCGGcacttaattataatttatgatGAGAGAGACGTTTAAGAAGCATTACGTCCTCGACATCTTTGACTCAAAGGTCGACCCAaatccacagagagagagagagagagagagagagagagagagagatagagagagagagagaatttattCATGGGTAAATATGGCAAATGGATATGAAGGGAAACCATGGAGACTTTCTTGTCGCTTTTTCTGCATCAACTGGTTTCAGCAACCGACCACGATCGACTCGGCTGGCCTCAAAAGAAACGGAGGATACCAAGCATAAGAGAAGCTGACCGAGCCCTGTGGTGCCAAGGCTTTTCCACTGTTAACCAGGCATCTATCCCCTTGCTCTGCGAAAATTGAGGAATTGACCGGCTCGGTGCTCTGAAACCCGGCGCACTCAAGCTTGATGCCGCTCTGGGCACAGGCAAAGTTGTTGATCACTGTCACGCTCCATTGCGGCTTGCCCTGTATGATCTCCCCGGTTCGGACGGTCCCAACGGTGATGTTCTCCAAAGAGCTTGCGCACAGCCCTGAAATCGAACAAAAACCAAGAAGCACTCGACATGAATACACATATCGCAATTGAAGAGCGGACGTGAAATGTCCAGATCATTAGAGCCGCAGGGCAATCTCTACCTTTGGTGATGAAACTGAGGAGAAGAATTGCGAGCAAGTACTTGATGCCTGTCATTGTATCTTCAGCCCCGTTCTTATTTTTCTCCCCTTCCCTAGGTTCCTTTCTCTGCGATGACATGGAATGGGAGATTATTGGCCTATTTATGGTGTTTATAGAAAGTGTAATATTTCCGTACGTGCCATATTTCTTGGGGTTGATATTGATTTCCTTCCAATTGAGTTTGCTTAATAATTGAAGTTAAAAGCATCATAACTGTTTTAGTATGAGAATGAATCCGGAGTTAGACTTGTCAAAATGGGTTTAGATCGAATGGGCTAAGTTATtgtatgagtttttttttttttttttttttggttaatacttgaaaaattctaaactggtactcgtgtgacaaatttatccaaaacaaattttttgactacgagaaacttcaaattggtacacttgtaacacatttatttgaaataattacaaaaaaattctaaaatggtATACTTGCAATAAATTTACCGAAACCATTTTTTTGGGTAGAAACTAAAACCAATTTGTTTGACCgccaaaaaacccaaaattggtaaatttgtgaaaaatataccATTCGTTAAATtgggttaataccataaaaaaccacaaaaattgtataactaGGAGTCCTAGTTTAGGACAGATGGAAAGTAAAATCTCAATCTGGTACATCATGATAGTCAAACTTATCAATTTAACggtaaaataaatttgttataaatatactagtttggggtagaTTTGTCTAATGTATACTAGTTTgtggtttttggtggtcaaaaacttagtttggataaatttgtcacatgtgtactaatttgggggttttttaggacattaaccctttttttttatccaaaaaatgaGTCAGAAATGGGTTTATACATAATATATATGTTAAATGGCTAATAAATAAGTTTATAGTTTATTTAGAAGCAACTCACTTGACTCTCTTTCATCCTATCTCGACCTCCCTAAATCTCATCTTAACTCACTTCGCACTTTCACTTTAGTTTGGCTATAAGTTTTCCTAGATATGCTGGTATGGGTCACTGAATTTGTTAAGCCGAACCATTTTTAACTCAATTCAAATCTGATCCCACCTATCTATTTGATGGGTCTAGTCCCAAACTtttaaaggaggaaaaaaagagagaaagatttGATGCCATCAATAATTCCTCTACATGAGCATATTTTCAGACAATTAGGAATGAATCCAGACTACCCGTTCAATTCATCCATGTCTTAACATTCGACATCACTGACTTTCTAGTGGAATAATAGATATATCGTTCTTTGTTTCATAACTATACCGTTCCCATTGAGTTTCCACAGCCATTGTCTATAGGATCATTATCGCTTTTCTCACTGAaggtctttataaatattatcttAAACATTCTGCAGACGTTCTTAAATGGTTTTCCTTTCGCTTTATtggcaaaatttattttccactAAACTGAAGTACAAAGGTTCAGAATCCAAACCCTGAAGTCatccaatattttcttcaacaaataGTGGAAGCTTTTACACTTTTTGCCCAGTAAGACGAAGCAATCGTCCTTGTCCAATTGCTAAATTGTGCATATCTTTTGGATGCTTGCGAATCTCAGAGGATCTTATGGgaagataattaaattattttgaagtttatGAGTATTTATCAAGAGAAAATGTCACTGGACTATTCCCATAAATATGGCATGTCCCGATATGCCATCCACCATACATTAGATGAGTACAAGTGAAATCAAACATAAACAATGGATTTTTTGCAAGACCCAGGAGATATCGGAGAATCTCGTGTTGAAGACATGTGGCAACCCGATTTCAGCTCCAATGAAAATCGTAATCTCGACTCAAGTCATGAACCCATCAATAAGTGAAGGAATCTTTCAGAGTTGAGGAGACTACTTTAATAAAATTAAGGTTGTAAACTTTGTTGAGTTTGTACCAACTCTTTTCAGCTTTAGTCTAATAAGTTGTAATATTTCTTGCCACTCTTGTGTAATATGCTTTGTTGGACATACTGGTCGGAAAAAACTTTGTATTACCTTTAATCTTAGCTATATAAGGCGAGTCAACGTTTGAATAAGATGCAAAGTTGGGAGAAGAGGAAAtttcccaatattttctcacaggTTCTTCTAAGCCTCTTCCCTTTCAGTGACATTCGAAggatagaattttaattttgatctGATGGCATGAGCTTATTTCAACAATGCTCTCCACTTTTCATTTTAAGTGGATCCTATAAATTGGAAAGTTTTTCAGAATTCAGAAAGTTTTAAGATGGAGATTAATATTATACCAACATCGAATATAGTTGTGTGATTATTCGTGTAAAAAGTCAAGAAACATCATCGAAAGCATGGTAAAAAAtgttagaaagaaaaagaagtcgaCAGTAGAAAGGAAATACGATAGATAGAAGCAGCAGTGAAGTGAAAAAACCAACATCTTATTTCTGCATAAACCAACATCTTATTTCTGCAACATGTAAATCAAGCCACCCCCTACAAAGTTCAAGAACATCCGCTTAGGCCGTCGCTGACTTCAAACGGGAAAGAAACATCATTCTCATAGGTGAAGTTGCGGCATCGTTCATATGGATCGGATCCCCGTTGTTGACGAGGCAAACGTCCTCCTGCTTCGCGAGGATGGAGGGTTCGATCTTCTGCGCCACGGGTCGAACCCTCTGCAGGTCACGGTCAAGTCCAGGACGGTGCACAGGCATGGGTTGCTGATGGTCACATTCCACTCGGGCTTCTTGCCCTTGCcgatcccttcttctttctGCGTTATCGCGATGTTGCGCACGGTGTGGCCGCACTGAATCTCAGTAGCCCCTGGAATGGAACATGTCCCTGAAAAGAAACATCGACAAAACCTCAGCATTCGCGTCCCTCGAAATCAAGAACCATGGGCAACGTTAATCGCTCTCCCCTCTGAAAGGGAGACCAAACATGAAAATGGCGAACCGAGCAGCGACGCTGACGATTCTTGCCATTGCGCTTTGTCTAGCACACAGAAATGTGGAGCTTGCGGAGAGCTTTAAAAGAATAGAAGTACAGTTCCCGCCAGAGGAAGGACATAAACCAGAAAGTTATCTAGCATTGATTAGGGTTTCCTTCTTTGATCGCCCATCGCGCATGATAGTCTTAGATGAGTTGAATTTGACTCAGAACCTGGCGTAAATCTTGGATCCCCACGAcgtttctttgct
This genomic stretch from Eucalyptus grandis isolate ANBG69807.140 chromosome 3, ASM1654582v1, whole genome shotgun sequence harbors:
- the LOC104439859 gene encoding uncharacterized protein At1g05835, encoding MSSQRKEPREGEKNKNGAEDTMTGIKYLLAILLLSFITKGLCASSLENITVGTVRTGEIIQGKPQWSVTVINNFACAQSGIKLECAGFQSTEPVNSSIFAEQGDRCLVNSGKALAPQGSVSFSYAWYPPFLLRPAESIVVGC